A DNA window from Vicinamibacterales bacterium contains the following coding sequences:
- a CDS encoding DedA family protein → MIDFVLHFDAHLLDFVNTYGAWVYGLLFAIVFAETGFVVTPFLPGDSLLFAAGALAAAGGGINAWVLVALLAFAAFAGNAVNYAVGRQVGPRVFVATDSASRLHRLMNRDYLDRAHAFFEQYGGKAVILGRFVPIVRTFVPFVAGAAQMTPGSFVAYNAIGAVAWVGLCVLAGVVFGNVPVIKNHFSLVTIGIVCVSLLPVLVEFLRHRTGAAPR, encoded by the coding sequence GTGATCGATTTCGTCCTGCATTTCGACGCCCACCTGCTCGATTTCGTCAACACCTACGGCGCCTGGGTCTACGGCCTGCTGTTCGCGATCGTGTTCGCCGAGACCGGGTTCGTGGTCACTCCGTTCCTGCCCGGCGATTCGCTGCTGTTCGCGGCCGGCGCGCTGGCCGCGGCGGGCGGCGGGATCAACGCGTGGGTCCTCGTCGCGCTGCTCGCCTTCGCTGCCTTCGCCGGCAACGCGGTCAACTACGCCGTCGGGCGCCAGGTCGGGCCGCGCGTCTTCGTGGCGACCGACTCGGCGTCGCGGCTGCACCGGCTGATGAACCGCGACTACCTCGATCGCGCCCATGCCTTCTTCGAGCAGTACGGCGGCAAGGCGGTGATCCTGGGTCGCTTCGTGCCCATCGTGCGCACCTTCGTGCCGTTCGTGGCCGGCGCGGCGCAGATGACGCCGGGGTCGTTCGTCGCCTACAACGCGATCGGCGCGGTCGCCTGGGTCGGCCTGTGCGTGCTCGCCGGCGTAGTGTTCGGCAACGTCCCGGTGATCAAGAATCACTTCTCGCTGGTGACGATCGGGATCGTCTGCGTGTCGCTGCTGCCGGTGCTGGTGGAGTTTCTCCGGCACCGGACAGGCGCCGCGCCGCGCTAG
- the cutA gene encoding divalent-cation tolerance protein CutA — MSDFVIVLTTLPAAADAAPIARALVEARLAACVNVLPPMQSIYRWQEAVEDEAERQMVIKTSRARVAALWERLRALHPYDVPEFVVIPIVDGNQAYLNWIGDATS; from the coding sequence ATGTCCGACTTCGTGATCGTGCTGACGACGCTACCCGCCGCCGCCGACGCGGCGCCGATCGCCCGGGCGCTGGTCGAGGCGCGGCTGGCCGCCTGTGTCAACGTGCTGCCGCCGATGCAGTCCATCTACCGCTGGCAGGAGGCGGTCGAGGACGAGGCCGAGCGCCAGATGGTGATCAAGACCTCGCGGGCGCGGGTCGCGGCGCTGTGGGAGCGGCTGCGCGCGCTGCATCCCTACGACGTGCCGGAGTTCGTCGTGATCCCAATCGTCGACGGCAACCAGGCCTACCTGAACTGGATCGGAGACGCCACCTCGTGA
- a CDS encoding septum formation initiator family protein: MSPASPEPLRRRSRTPPAASPSPWRARLLQYGLAFVAVVLIVDALVGEKGFLDTLRARRQYREVAVALSQKHAENVRLRDEIRRLRDDPARIEAVAREELGLMRQGEVLFIVHDEKTPAGTAK, translated from the coding sequence ATGTCCCCCGCATCCCCAGAACCGCTGCGGCGGCGTTCCAGGACCCCGCCCGCGGCATCGCCGTCGCCCTGGCGCGCGCGGCTGCTGCAGTACGGGCTTGCCTTCGTCGCCGTCGTGCTGATTGTCGACGCGCTGGTCGGCGAAAAGGGGTTCCTCGACACGCTGCGCGCGCGGCGTCAGTACCGCGAGGTGGCGGTGGCGCTGTCGCAGAAACACGCCGAGAACGTCCGCCTGCGCGACGAGATCCGGCGATTGCGCGACGATCCGGCCCGCATCGAGGCGGTGGCGCGCGAAGAGCTGGGTTTGATGCGCCAGGGCGAGGTGCTGTTCATCGTGCACGACGAGAAGACGCCGGCCGGCACGGCGAAATAG
- a CDS encoding STAS domain-containing protein, whose translation MTGRSDTRLVLSPQEPLVAGGAAETLEKDVQRLFRRGQRQIIIDMSGVAAIDSAGIRALVRSHTTAQRIRGALCIAAIRPAVQKMLETSRLWSIFDVYDSIEAARLATFPWRTFGIIVSGAVLCGALVWIGLRFPMQLTGIDPGTEALLESGKKVSVPLHPLQPFVELAKLVASMLIGALVTAIHQPVSRDRPRSLEQAQTLLCVSGAMMMIIIGNSLARAFGIAGAAGIVRFRTPVDDPKDVTILFLLMGLGMATGLGAFAVAGLGTAFLCVTLLILDRVASQRTRTLALEVSAPGRIFPTAHVEAILLRNGVVFEPREISQGKNDVTVKLHTWIDPRTSLDDLSAQFMAEGTGVSSVSWDQVKREKG comes from the coding sequence GTGACAGGACGCTCCGACACTCGTCTCGTTCTCTCGCCGCAGGAACCCCTCGTCGCCGGCGGGGCCGCCGAGACTCTCGAAAAGGACGTCCAGCGACTCTTCCGGCGCGGGCAGCGCCAGATCATCATCGACATGAGCGGCGTGGCGGCGATCGACAGCGCGGGGATCCGGGCGCTCGTGCGCAGCCATACGACTGCCCAGCGGATCCGCGGCGCGCTATGCATCGCGGCGATCCGCCCGGCCGTCCAGAAGATGCTCGAGACCTCGCGGCTGTGGTCGATCTTCGACGTCTACGACTCGATCGAGGCGGCCCGCCTGGCGACGTTTCCATGGCGGACGTTCGGGATCATCGTCTCCGGCGCGGTGCTGTGCGGCGCGCTCGTCTGGATCGGCCTGCGGTTCCCGATGCAGCTGACCGGCATCGATCCCGGCACGGAAGCACTCCTCGAGAGCGGCAAGAAGGTCAGCGTTCCGTTGCATCCGCTGCAGCCCTTCGTCGAGCTGGCGAAGCTGGTAGCGTCGATGCTGATTGGTGCTCTAGTCACGGCCATCCACCAACCGGTCAGCCGCGATCGGCCTCGATCGCTGGAACAGGCACAGACGCTGCTCTGCGTCTCCGGAGCGATGATGATGATCATCATCGGCAACTCACTGGCGCGCGCGTTTGGCATCGCCGGTGCCGCCGGGATCGTCCGGTTCCGGACCCCCGTCGACGATCCGAAGGACGTCACGATCCTGTTCCTGCTGATGGGGCTCGGCATGGCGACCGGTCTGGGAGCGTTCGCCGTGGCGGGCCTCGGCACCGCGTTCCTGTGCGTGACGCTGCTGATCCTGGACCGCGTCGCGAGTCAGCGGACGCGCACCCTGGCGCTCGAGGTCTCGGCGCCGGGCCGGATCTTCCCGACCGCGCACGTCGAAGCCATTTTGCTGCGCAATGGCGTGGTGTTCGAGCCGCGCGAAATCTCGCAGGGGAAGAACGACGTCACGGTCAAGCTCCACACGTGGATCGACCCGCGCACCTCACTCGACGATCTGAGCGCGCAGTTCATGGCCGAGGGAACCGGGGTGTCGTCGGTGTCGTGGGACCAGGTGAAGCGGGAGAAGGGGTAG